One window of Dama dama isolate Ldn47 chromosome 30, ASM3311817v1, whole genome shotgun sequence genomic DNA carries:
- the LOC133049343 gene encoding ferritin heavy chain-like: MDQTTFCFYQKTVESENSFLLLSSQGRSPPPLQRSAAVAAAATAPSHPPATASASPSQERQNHHQDSEAALNRQISLELYASYGYLSMSYYLDRDDVALKNFAKYFLHQSHEEREHAERLMKLQNQRGGRIFLQDIKKPDRDDWENGLNAMERALCLERSVNQSLLELHKLAAEKNDPHLCDFIELHYLNEQVEAIKELGDHITNLRKMGAPGSGMAEYLFDKHTLGHIER; the protein is encoded by the exons ATGGATCAGACCACTTTTTGCTTTTATCAGAAAACAGTGGAATCAGAGAATTCTTTCTTGCTACTGTCTAGTCAGGGGAG GTCCCCGCCGCCGCTCCAGCGCAGCGCagccgtcgccgccgccgccaccgcccctTCCCATCCGCCCGCCACGGCGAGCGCATCCCCCTCGCAGGAGCGCCAGAACCACCACCAGGACTCGGAGGCCGCCCTCAACCGCCAGATCAGCCTGGAGCTCTACGCCTCCTATGGGTACCTGTCCATGTCGTACTATTTGGACCGCGATGATGTGGCTTTGAAGAACTTTGCCAAGTACTTTCTTCACCAATCTCATGAGGAGAGGGAACATGCCGAGAGACTAATGAAGCTGCAGAACCAGCGAGGCGGCCGAATCTTCCTTCAGGATATCAAGAAACCAGACCGTGATGACTGGGAGAATGGGCTGAATGCAATGGAACGTGCGCTGTGCTTGGAAAGAAGTGTGAATCAATCACTACTGGAACTGCACAAACTGGCCGCTGAAAAAAATGATCCCCATCTGTGTGATTTCATTGAGCTTCATTACCTGAATGAGCAGGTGGAAGCCATCAAAGAATTGGGTGACCACATAACCAACCTGCGCAAGATGGGGGCCCCTGGGTCTGGCATGGCAGAGTACCTCTTTGACAAGCACACCCTGGGACACATTGAGCGCTAA